In Humulus lupulus chromosome 6, drHumLupu1.1, whole genome shotgun sequence, a single genomic region encodes these proteins:
- the LOC133785627 gene encoding uncharacterized protein LOC133785627 has product MEAGDFQESAQTHRQQFTTSKLSFCDHKLEYAEPLIKDGKKIAQVDIEEVKFQYANWSSAVICMVLGANPPMAVFEGFIKMVWGHLGIAQIARMTMGLTMVKFNDDATRDHVLENGILQFDRKPVIILPWTTDLSAFRMICSVPLWIRLHDLGFQYWGSKCLSALVSMIGKPIMVDKFTRERSRVQFARVLVEMNITDNPPRIIQYLNEHGQLIEQGVDYEWLPVKCKTCLGYGHSMVDCRRKMKTEWIKKDNPPKTSPEEGRDKDEQPLGELPDLPRDLAEAATVAEGQRY; this is encoded by the coding sequence ATGGAGGCAGGAGACTTTCAGGAATCAGCTCAAACTCACCGGCAACAATTTACAACAAGTAAACTCTCCTTTTGTGACCACAAACTTGAATATGCTGAACCATTGATTAAAGATGGTAAGAAGATTGCCCAGGTTGATATTGAAGAGGTGAAATTCCAATATGCTAATTGGAGTTCTGCTGTTATTTGTATGGTCCTTGGTGCAAATCCTCCAATGGCTGTGTTTGAAGGGTTTATCAAAATGGTTTGGGGCCATTTAGGGATTGCTCAAATCGCCAGGATGACAATGGGGCTGACTATGGTTAAGTTTAATGATGATGCTACTCGAGACCATGTGTTGGAAAATGGTATCCTTCAATTTGATAGGAAACCAGTTATCATTCTTCCATGGACAACTGATCTAAGTGCATTTCGTATGATCTGTTCAGTGCCTCTTTGGATTAGGTTACATGATTTAGGCTTTCAGTATTGGGGTAGCAAATGCCTTAGTGCTCTTGTAAGTATGATAGGCAAACCGATAATGGTAGACAAATTTACTCGAGAGCGATCTAGAGTTCAATTTGCAAGGGTCCTGGTGGAGATGAATATCACAGATAATCCTCCTAGGATTATACAATACCTGAATGAACATGGTCAGCTTATAGAACAAGGGGTGGACTACGAATGGCTTCCTGTTAAATGTAAAACTTGCTTAGGTTATGGTCATTCCATGGTAGACTGCCGAAGGAAGATGAAAACTGAGTGGATCAAGAAGGACAATCCACCTAAAACTTCTCCTGAGGAAGGGCGGGACAAGGACGAACAACCTTTGGGTGAACTACCTGATCTGCCTAGGGACTTGGCTGAAGCTGCTACTGTTGCTGAGGGTCAGAGGTACTAG